One uncultured Fibrobacter sp. DNA window includes the following coding sequences:
- the rplF gene encoding 50S ribosomal protein L6 — protein sequence MSRIGKAIITIPAGVKVNVNGQNIKVEGPLGKLETDVHELISINLDGDKLSFTRPNDEKFSRAIHGTTRALVANMVEGVTKGFEKTLEIVGVGYRVEQKGKDLNLVLGFSHPVIFKAPEGVELKAVDPLKISIKGIDKQKVGQAAAEIRKYRRPEPYKGKGIKYAGEIVRRKQGKKTGK from the coding sequence ATGTCTCGTATTGGAAAAGCTATAATCACTATCCCCGCTGGCGTCAAAGTTAACGTCAATGGTCAGAACATCAAGGTGGAAGGCCCCCTCGGCAAGCTCGAGACGGACGTCCACGAGCTCATCTCCATCAATCTCGATGGCGACAAGCTCTCCTTCACCCGCCCGAACGATGAAAAGTTCTCCCGTGCCATCCACGGTACGACCCGCGCCCTCGTTGCCAACATGGTCGAAGGTGTCACCAAGGGTTTCGAGAAGACTCTCGAAATCGTCGGTGTGGGCTACCGCGTCGAACAGAAGGGCAAGGACCTGAACCTCGTGCTCGGTTTCTCCCATCCGGTGATCTTCAAGGCTCCGGAAGGCGTTGAACTCAAGGCTGTCGATCCGCTGAAGATTTCCATCAAGGGTATCGACAAGCAGAAGGTCGGCCAGGCTGCTGCTGAAATTCGCAAGTACCGTCGTCCTGAACCGTATAAGGGCAAGGGCATCAAGTACGCTGGCGAAATTGTCCGCCGCAAGCAAGGTAAGAAGACAGGTAAATAA
- the rplO gene encoding 50S ribosomal protein L15 — MELNTLNPGKAAKGKSRRRIGRGPGSGFGTTAGRGQKGAGARKSAKAGRVAFEGGQMPIHRRIPKRGFKHIGIEFQIVNLKKLASCSVTEFDAQVLFDQGFIRNPELPVKVLAFGAIDKAINVKVNAISEKAKAAIEAAGGKVEIV, encoded by the coding sequence ATGGAACTCAATACTCTCAATCCTGGCAAGGCCGCCAAGGGCAAGAGCCGCAGGCGCATCGGTCGTGGTCCGGGTTCTGGCTTTGGTACCACTGCTGGCCGTGGCCAGAAGGGTGCCGGCGCTCGTAAGAGTGCCAAGGCCGGTCGTGTCGCCTTCGAAGGCGGCCAGATGCCTATCCACCGTCGCATCCCGAAGCGCGGCTTCAAGCACATCGGTATCGAATTCCAGATCGTGAACCTGAAGAAGCTCGCTTCTTGCTCCGTCACGGAGTTCGACGCACAGGTTCTGTTCGATCAGGGCTTTATCCGTAACCCCGAACTGCCGGTCAAGGTCCTCGCTTTTGGTGCCATTGACAAGGCTATCAACGTAAAGGTCAACGCTATCAGCGAGAAGGCAAAAGCTGCCATCGAAGCTGCCGGCGGCAAAGTCGAGATCGTCTAA
- the infA gene encoding translation initiation factor IF-1, translating into MAKEEGIQVEGVVLEALPNAFFRVQLGNGHEILAHVSGKMRRHFIRILPDDKVLVEISPYDLNRGRITYRYK; encoded by the coding sequence GTGGCTAAAGAAGAAGGCATACAAGTAGAAGGCGTTGTGTTGGAAGCACTCCCCAACGCGTTCTTCCGTGTCCAACTCGGAAATGGTCACGAGATCCTCGCTCATGTATCAGGAAAGATGCGTCGGCATTTCATCAGGATTTTGCCCGACGACAAAGTGTTGGTTGAGATTTCCCCGTACGACTTAAATCGCGGGCGAATCACTTACCGTTACAAGTAA
- the rpsE gene encoding 30S ribosomal protein S5, giving the protein MEREAQVSEFEDKVVHINRCAKTVKGGRRMSFSALVVVGNKNGKVGVGLGKAKEVSEAIRKGTEAAQRNLVEVHLLDGTIPHDIEVKAGSTRILLMPAAPGTGVIAGAAARAVLELAGVRNILTKIHGSSNPSTVVRACLEGLMSQKNKQDCADLRGFNA; this is encoded by the coding sequence TTGGAACGCGAAGCTCAAGTTTCTGAATTTGAAGACAAGGTTGTACACATCAACCGTTGCGCGAAGACCGTCAAGGGCGGTCGCCGCATGTCCTTCTCCGCTCTCGTTGTCGTTGGCAACAAGAACGGCAAGGTCGGCGTGGGTCTCGGCAAGGCCAAGGAAGTTTCCGAAGCCATCCGCAAGGGCACCGAAGCCGCACAGCGCAACTTGGTCGAAGTCCATCTGCTGGACGGCACCATCCCGCACGACATCGAAGTGAAGGCCGGTTCTACCCGCATCCTCCTGATGCCGGCTGCTCCGGGTACTGGCGTTATCGCCGGTGCTGCTGCCCGTGCCGTTCTCGAACTCGCCGGTGTGCGCAACATCCTCACCAAGATTCACGGATCCTCCAACCCGAGCACGGTCGTCCGCGCTTGCCTGGAAGGTCTGATGTCCCAGAAGAACAAACAGGACTGCGCTGATCTGCGCGGTTTTAACGCCTAA
- the rplR gene encoding 50S ribosomal protein L18: MTAIAKKRIQSRIARHARVRKSVVGTAECPRLAVRRSLSHMVAQIIDDENSKSLVQLSTTAKEFQAKFGEMTKSEQAKQLGLQIAEVAKSKGIESVVFDRGGYIYHGRVQALAEGAREGGLKF, from the coding sequence ATGACTGCAATTGCTAAGAAAAGAATCCAGTCCAGAATCGCACGCCACGCTCGTGTGCGCAAGTCTGTTGTCGGAACTGCAGAGTGCCCTCGTTTGGCCGTTCGCCGTTCCTTGTCTCACATGGTCGCCCAGATTATTGATGACGAAAACAGCAAGTCCCTCGTTCAGCTCTCCACGACTGCCAAGGAATTCCAGGCAAAGTTCGGCGAGATGACGAAGTCGGAGCAGGCCAAGCAGCTCGGTCTCCAGATTGCTGAAGTCGCCAAGTCCAAGGGCATTGAATCCGTGGTCTTCGACCGCGGCGGTTACATCTATCACGGTCGCGTTCAGGCTCTCGCTGAGGGAGCTCGTGAAGGCGGACTCAAATTCTAG
- the rpmJ gene encoding 50S ribosomal protein L36, whose amino-acid sequence MKIKASIKPRCENCKIIRRKGVLRIICSKNPRHKQKQG is encoded by the coding sequence ATGAAAATCAAAGCCTCCATCAAACCCAGATGTGAAAACTGCAAGATCATCCGCCGCAAGGGTGTATTGCGCATCATCTGTTCGAAGAACCCCCGTCACAAGCAGAAGCAGGGATAA
- the rpsH gene encoding 30S ribosomal protein S8, with translation MAMTDPIADMLTRIRNASTAKLPVVDIPASNLKREIARVLQEKGFIKKFVVVDDGKQGLLKILLRYTNGAAAIQGLQRVSTPGLRHYVDVAKLPRVRNGLGYAIISTSQGVMTDREAREQKVGGEVIAKVW, from the coding sequence ATGGCAATGACTGATCCTATCGCCGATATGCTCACCCGTATCCGCAATGCCTCTACGGCAAAGCTCCCCGTGGTGGACATTCCTGCCAGCAACTTGAAGCGTGAAATCGCTCGCGTGCTGCAGGAAAAAGGTTTCATTAAAAAGTTCGTCGTCGTCGATGACGGTAAGCAGGGTCTCCTGAAGATCCTCCTCCGTTACACCAACGGCGCCGCCGCAATCCAGGGCCTCCAGCGCGTTTCTACGCCGGGTCTTCGTCACTACGTTGACGTGGCCAAGCTCCCGCGCGTCCGCAATGGCCTCGGCTATGCGATTATCTCTACATCTCAAGGTGTGATGACCGACCGCGAAGCTCGCGAACAGAAGGTTGGCGGCGAAGTCATCGCTAAGGTCTGGTGA
- the rpmD gene encoding 50S ribosomal protein L30 produces MKKVRITLIKGTVRRLPMHRANVAALGLRKIGQSVEHVLTPSIQGMINAVADMVKVEEI; encoded by the coding sequence ATGAAAAAAGTTCGTATTACTTTGATCAAGGGTACTGTCCGCCGTCTTCCGATGCACCGCGCCAACGTGGCTGCTCTCGGACTCCGCAAGATCGGTCAGTCTGTCGAACATGTTTTGACCCCCAGCATCCAGGGCATGATCAATGCCGTGGCTGACATGGTGAAGGTCGAGGAGATCTAA
- the rpsK gene encoding 30S ribosomal protein S11, whose protein sequence is MAEEEIKETAAAAAEAPVAAATEEVKVKKGKKRVDIQGIACVNATFNNTIVSITDARGNVVAWGSPGNSGFKGSRKSTPFAAQLAAETAARKALDLGMHKVDVRVKGAGGGRESAVRALKNAGLEVLSIRDVTGVPHNGCRPKKKRRI, encoded by the coding sequence GTGGCTGAAGAAGAAATCAAAGAAACTGCTGCCGCCGCTGCCGAAGCTCCGGTCGCTGCCGCTACTGAAGAAGTTAAGGTCAAGAAGGGCAAGAAGCGTGTCGACATCCAGGGCATTGCCTGCGTCAACGCTACCTTCAACAACACAATCGTTTCCATTACCGACGCTCGCGGTAACGTGGTCGCTTGGGGCTCTCCGGGTAACTCCGGTTTCAAGGGCTCTCGCAAGAGCACACCGTTCGCTGCCCAGCTCGCTGCCGAAACTGCTGCCCGCAAGGCGCTCGACCTCGGCATGCACAAGGTGGATGTCCGCGTCAAGGGTGCCGGTGGTGGTCGTGAATCGGCTGTCCGCGCTCTCAAGAATGCGGGCCTCGAAGTTCTGTCTATTCGTGACGTGACGGGCGTTCCGCACAATGGTTGCCGTCCTAAAAAGAAGAGAAGAATCTAA
- the rpsM gene encoding 30S ribosomal protein S13: MARIAGVDLPKNKTVEYGLTAIYGVGLFTARKVCAQLGIDQNKKCDDLTEEEQGKIRHLLEDEYSVEGQLRAEITLNIKRLQDIGCYRGIRHRKGLPVRGQRSRTNARTRKGPKKTVANKKK, encoded by the coding sequence ATGGCACGTATCGCTGGTGTCGATTTACCGAAAAACAAGACCGTGGAATACGGTCTGACGGCAATCTATGGTGTCGGTCTGTTCACGGCTCGCAAGGTCTGCGCCCAGTTGGGTATTGACCAGAACAAGAAGTGCGACGACCTGACTGAAGAAGAACAAGGTAAGATTCGTCATCTCCTCGAAGACGAATACTCCGTGGAAGGTCAGCTCCGCGCGGAGATTACCCTGAATATCAAGCGTCTGCAGGATATTGGCTGCTATCGCGGCATCCGCCACCGCAAGGGCCTCCCGGTCCGCGGTCAGCGCTCCCGCACCAATGCCCGCACTCGTAAGGGCCCGAAGAAAACTGTGGCTAACAAGAAGAAGTAA
- the secY gene encoding preprotein translocase subunit SecY, translating to MEALKKAIDAFVNAFKIEDLRKKLLFTLAVLIIYRIGAHITIPGVNSAILGEYFRNSNNLFGLYDSFTGGAFAKATIFALGIMPYISASIIIQLMGSVIPGIQMLQKEGQEGRAKLNQYTRYFTVALSALQGWGISVWLSNLKVTVASGASLSVLADDFASGTGNIGFRLLATLTFTAGTIFVMYLGEQITSHGVGNGISLIIFAGIVGGLPRAVLAETEMLKEGIQPLAIEIFILAMVVLIIGFIVFVETANRRIPLQSPRRTLGNKVMGGQSSYLPFKVNTAGVIPVIFASCIMFIPAMIASWFPNVSVMQAFATAFIPGHLAYSVADALLIIFFTYFYTAIQYNPNDIAENLKKSGGFIPGVRPGKQTAEYIDHVLTRISLPGSLFLALISVGPWYLKDALNMSFYIGGTSVLIVVGVALDTLRQLEAQLHTKNYEGFLKRGRIRGRMAS from the coding sequence ATGGAAGCTCTCAAGAAAGCCATCGATGCGTTCGTCAATGCCTTCAAGATTGAGGACCTGCGTAAGAAGTTGCTTTTTACGCTCGCCGTCCTCATCATCTACCGCATTGGCGCGCACATCACCATCCCTGGGGTAAACTCCGCCATTCTGGGTGAATATTTCCGTAACTCCAACAACTTGTTCGGACTATATGACTCCTTCACTGGTGGTGCGTTCGCTAAGGCGACCATCTTTGCCCTGGGTATCATGCCGTACATCAGCGCGAGCATTATCATCCAGCTGATGGGCTCGGTCATTCCCGGTATCCAGATGTTGCAGAAGGAAGGCCAGGAAGGTCGCGCCAAGCTGAACCAGTACACCCGCTACTTCACTGTGGCACTGTCTGCCTTGCAGGGCTGGGGCATTTCCGTATGGCTTTCCAACCTCAAGGTGACCGTCGCCTCCGGGGCGAGCCTTTCCGTCCTCGCGGACGATTTTGCCTCGGGTACCGGTAACATTGGCTTCCGTCTGCTCGCTACTCTCACGTTCACCGCGGGTACCATCTTCGTGATGTACCTCGGCGAACAGATTACCTCCCACGGTGTGGGTAACGGTATTTCTCTTATCATCTTCGCCGGTATCGTCGGCGGCCTTCCGCGGGCCGTCCTTGCCGAAACGGAAATGCTGAAGGAAGGTATTCAGCCGCTCGCCATCGAGATCTTCATCTTGGCCATGGTGGTGCTGATTATCGGCTTCATCGTCTTCGTGGAGACAGCGAACCGTCGCATTCCGCTCCAAAGTCCTCGCAGGACGCTTGGTAACAAGGTCATGGGTGGTCAGTCCAGCTATTTGCCCTTCAAGGTGAACACCGCTGGCGTGATTCCCGTTATCTTCGCAAGCTGCATCATGTTCATTCCAGCAATGATTGCATCTTGGTTCCCGAACGTTTCCGTTATGCAGGCTTTTGCTACTGCGTTCATCCCTGGTCACCTGGCCTACAGCGTGGCTGACGCTCTCCTCATCATATTCTTCACCTACTTCTACACGGCAATCCAGTACAACCCTAACGACATTGCCGAAAACCTGAAGAAGTCCGGTGGGTTTATTCCGGGAGTCCGTCCGGGTAAGCAGACGGCAGAATACATTGACCATGTCCTGACCCGTATTTCTCTGCCGGGATCCCTTTTCCTCGCTTTAATCAGCGTCGGACCCTGGTATCTGAAAGACGCTCTCAATATGAGTTTCTATATTGGGGGCACCTCGGTGCTAATCGTGGTCGGTGTGGCTCTGGATACACTTCGTCAACTCGAAGCCCAGTTGCATACCAAGAATTATGAAGGTTTCCTGAAACGTGGCCGCATTCGCGGCAGGATGGCATCTTAG
- a CDS encoding DNA-directed RNA polymerase subunit alpha, whose translation MMWKSLQMPRSFQKVETGEDGRYAKFVVEALERGWGITLGNALRRTLLSSLQGAAIVSVKIEGVQKEFSTIPGVKEDVTDIILNLKSIRVKLLSDHDETLRLDMSGDGEVTAKDFAENSNVKILTPDVHIATLNGNASLSLEVKISSGRGYVTADELKAADAPIGVIAMDANFNPVQKVAMHISDTRVGQRTDFNRLELEITTDGSIDPEDALAYAAKLLVDHLEIFINFEGELESPEELEKDEECQRIATLLRMRVDELELSVRSSNCLRMANIHTIGELVRNKENDMLKYKNFGRKSLVELNEVLTSMGLSFGMDVDEYLKD comes from the coding sequence ATGATGTGGAAATCACTTCAGATGCCGCGCAGCTTCCAGAAAGTGGAAACCGGCGAAGATGGCCGCTACGCCAAGTTTGTCGTAGAAGCCTTGGAACGTGGCTGGGGTATCACCCTCGGCAACGCTCTCCGCCGTACGCTCCTCTCCTCTCTGCAGGGTGCGGCTATTGTCTCCGTGAAAATCGAAGGCGTTCAAAAGGAATTTTCGACGATTCCGGGTGTGAAGGAAGATGTCACCGACATTATCCTGAATCTCAAGAGCATCCGCGTCAAGCTCCTTTCTGATCACGACGAAACCCTTCGCCTGGATATGTCCGGCGACGGTGAAGTCACCGCCAAGGACTTCGCGGAAAACTCCAACGTCAAGATCCTGACGCCGGACGTCCATATTGCAACGCTGAACGGCAACGCATCGCTCTCGCTCGAGGTGAAGATCTCCTCTGGCCGTGGCTATGTCACCGCCGACGAGCTCAAGGCCGCTGACGCCCCGATCGGCGTTATCGCCATGGACGCCAACTTCAACCCGGTGCAGAAGGTCGCGATGCACATCAGCGATACCCGTGTTGGACAGCGTACCGATTTTAACCGCTTGGAACTCGAGATCACGACTGACGGTTCCATCGATCCCGAAGACGCTCTCGCATACGCTGCGAAGCTCCTCGTGGACCACCTGGAAATCTTCATCAACTTCGAAGGCGAACTGGAATCTCCGGAAGAGCTCGAGAAGGACGAAGAATGTCAGCGTATCGCTACGCTCCTGCGCATGCGCGTCGACGAGCTCGAACTCTCTGTTCGCTCCAGCAACTGCCTGCGCATGGCGAACATCCATACCATCGGTGAACTTGTGCGTAACAAGGAAAACGATATGCTCAAATACAAGAACTTCGGTAGGAAGTCCTTGGTCGAACTTAACGAGGTGTTGACGTCGATGGGCCTCAGCTTTGGCATGGACGTCGATGAATACTTGAAGGATTAA
- the rplQ gene encoding 50S ribosomal protein L17, giving the protein MRHGVKNKKLGVNAEHKRAILRALATSIIEKGMEADQNKRYVRTTLHKAKLARGVVDRLITYAKKGDLSARREAARFITSPKVLQDLFNTIGPRYANRNGGYTRVLKLGPNRAGDAAEMALIGLVEDEIVAKSKKAAEQPKSDAVSMVEGESKSAE; this is encoded by the coding sequence ATGAGACACGGTGTAAAAAACAAGAAACTTGGCGTTAATGCCGAACACAAGCGTGCCATCCTCCGCGCCCTTGCCACCTCCATCATCGAGAAGGGCATGGAAGCGGACCAGAACAAGCGCTACGTGCGTACCACCCTCCACAAGGCCAAGTTGGCCCGCGGTGTCGTGGATCGCCTGATTACCTATGCAAAGAAGGGCGACCTTTCTGCCCGTCGTGAAGCTGCCCGCTTCATCACGAGCCCGAAGGTTCTCCAGGATTTGTTCAACACGATCGGCCCGCGCTATGCCAACCGTAATGGTGGGTATACCCGCGTGCTCAAGCTCGGTCCGAACCGCGCTGGTGACGCCGCCGAAATGGCCTTGATCGGTCTCGTCGAAGACGAAATCGTCGCCAAGTCCAAGAAGGCTGCCGAACAGCCCAAGTCCGATGCCGTGAGCATGGTCGAAGGCGAAAGCAAGTCTGCTGAATAA